A genomic window from Streptomyces sp. NBC_01429 includes:
- a CDS encoding ABC transporter ATP-binding protein, translated as MSEKNTTTTAAAGISPQRGAASTSAEPLLEVKGLTKHFPIYGGFPIKRKVGAVQAVDGVTMSVYPGESLGLVGESGCGKSTTGRLLTRLLEPTGGTITYNGQDITHAGRRQLAPIRSEIQMIFQDPYASLNPRQTVGTIISSPMEINGIKPPGGREARVRELLEIVGLNPEHYNRFPHEFSGGQRQRIGVARALALEPKLIVADEPVSALDVSIQAQVVNLLQGLQRDLGIAFVFIAHDLAIVRHFSERVAVMYLGKVVEVADRDSLYNRPRHPYTHALLSAVPETDIDLDKRERIRLAGDVPSPIMPPSGCRFRTRCWKAQDKCATEEPPLVQLSDSAGGHLTACHFPEDPSTGARQEDVVLDPALAAIEKELSDGE; from the coding sequence ATGAGCGAGAAGAACACGACCACCACCGCCGCCGCCGGGATTTCGCCGCAGCGCGGTGCCGCCTCGACCTCGGCCGAGCCGCTGCTCGAAGTGAAGGGGCTGACCAAACACTTCCCCATATACGGCGGCTTTCCGATCAAACGGAAGGTCGGCGCTGTCCAGGCCGTCGACGGCGTGACCATGAGCGTCTACCCGGGCGAGAGCCTGGGCCTGGTCGGCGAGTCGGGCTGCGGGAAGTCGACCACCGGCCGGCTGCTCACCCGGCTGCTGGAGCCGACCGGCGGCACCATCACGTACAACGGCCAGGACATCACCCACGCGGGCCGCAGGCAGCTGGCGCCGATCCGGTCCGAGATCCAGATGATCTTCCAGGACCCCTACGCGTCGCTGAACCCGAGGCAGACGGTCGGCACGATCATCTCCAGCCCGATGGAGATCAACGGCATCAAGCCGCCCGGCGGCCGTGAGGCGCGGGTGCGGGAGCTGCTGGAGATCGTCGGTCTCAACCCGGAGCACTACAACCGCTTCCCGCACGAGTTCTCCGGCGGTCAGCGCCAGCGCATCGGTGTCGCCCGCGCGCTCGCGCTGGAGCCGAAGCTGATCGTGGCGGACGAGCCGGTCTCGGCGCTCGACGTCTCCATCCAGGCGCAGGTCGTCAACCTCCTCCAGGGCCTCCAGCGGGACCTGGGGATCGCCTTCGTCTTCATCGCTCACGACCTGGCCATCGTGCGGCACTTCTCGGAGCGCGTCGCCGTGATGTACCTGGGCAAGGTGGTGGAGGTCGCGGACCGCGACTCCCTGTACAACCGTCCGCGCCACCCGTACACCCACGCCCTGCTGTCGGCCGTGCCCGAGACCGACATCGACCTGGACAAGCGGGAGCGGATCCGGCTCGCCGGGGACGTTCCCTCGCCGATCATGCCGCCGTCCGGCTGCCGGTTCCGTACGCGCTGCTGGAAGGCGCAGGACAAGTGCGCGACGGAGGAGCCGCCGCTGGTCCAGCTCTCGGACAGCGCGGGCGGACACCTGACGGCCTGCCACTTCCCGGAGGACCCCTCGACCGGGGCGCGCCAGGAGGACGTCGTGCTCGACCCGGCGCTGGCGGCCATCGAGAAGGAGCTGTCCGACGGGGAGTGA
- a CDS encoding peptide ABC transporter substrate-binding protein → MRGAATHAKWAACAVAVALAATGCGGGGSGGGSGGGGADGVVRSSWGDPQNPLEPANTNEVQGGKVLDMIFRGLKRYNPKTGKAEDALAEKIDTKDSTNFTVTVKKGWTFSNGEKVTAKSFVDAWNYGADLKNNQKNAYFFQYIDGYAKVHPDTGQPTARTLSGLKVTGPQTFTVKLSQRFSTWPDTLGYAAFAPLPRAFYDNHAAWLSKPVGNGPYTVQNYTKGSQMSLRTWKGYPGPDKARNGGVDLKVYTDNNTAYTDLVAGNLDLVDDVPAAQLKNAKADLSGRYINTPAGIIQTLAFPYYDKAWNTPQAAKVRTGLSMAINRKQITDTIFQKTRTPATDWTSPVLGASGGYKAGLCGKACDYDPAAAKKLISEGGGIPGGRLKITYNADTGSHKEWVDAVCNSINNTLGNDKACVGSPVGTFADFRNQIGQKKLTGPFRAGWQMDYPLIQNFLQPLYYTNASSNDGKWSNPQFDKLVNEANADTDTKTAISKFQQAEGVVRDQMAAIPLWYQNGSAGYSDRITHVELNPFSVPVYNEIKVS, encoded by the coding sequence ATGCGCGGAGCTGCTACGCACGCCAAGTGGGCCGCATGCGCGGTGGCCGTCGCCCTGGCGGCCACCGGCTGCGGTGGTGGGGGAAGCGGCGGTGGCAGCGGGGGTGGAGGTGCCGATGGTGTGGTGCGTTCGTCGTGGGGCGACCCGCAGAATCCGCTGGAGCCGGCGAACACCAACGAGGTCCAGGGCGGCAAGGTCCTCGACATGATCTTCCGGGGACTGAAGCGGTACAACCCGAAGACCGGCAAGGCCGAGGACGCGCTCGCCGAGAAGATCGACACCAAGGACTCGACCAACTTCACCGTCACCGTCAAGAAGGGCTGGACCTTCAGCAACGGGGAGAAGGTCACCGCGAAGTCCTTCGTGGACGCGTGGAACTACGGCGCCGATCTGAAGAACAACCAGAAGAACGCCTACTTCTTCCAGTACATCGACGGATACGCGAAGGTCCACCCGGACACCGGACAGCCCACCGCCCGGACACTCTCGGGGCTGAAGGTCACCGGCCCCCAGACCTTCACCGTCAAGCTGTCGCAGCGCTTCTCCACCTGGCCGGACACCCTCGGCTACGCGGCCTTCGCACCGCTGCCCAGGGCGTTCTACGACAACCACGCGGCCTGGCTCTCCAAGCCCGTGGGCAACGGCCCGTACACGGTGCAGAATTACACCAAGGGCTCGCAGATGTCGCTGCGCACCTGGAAGGGCTACCCCGGGCCCGACAAGGCCCGGAACGGCGGGGTGGACCTGAAGGTCTACACCGACAACAACACCGCGTACACGGATCTGGTCGCGGGCAATCTGGATCTCGTCGACGACGTTCCGGCCGCCCAGCTGAAGAACGCGAAGGCCGACCTGAGCGGCCGTTACATCAACACCCCGGCCGGCATCATCCAGACGCTCGCCTTCCCGTACTACGACAAGGCGTGGAACACCCCACAGGCCGCCAAGGTCCGCACCGGGCTCTCCATGGCGATCAACCGCAAGCAGATCACCGACACCATCTTCCAGAAGACCCGCACCCCCGCCACCGACTGGACCTCCCCGGTCCTCGGCGCGAGCGGCGGCTACAAGGCGGGGCTCTGCGGCAAGGCGTGCGACTACGATCCGGCCGCCGCGAAGAAGCTGATCAGTGAGGGCGGCGGTATCCCCGGCGGGCGGCTCAAGATCACGTACAACGCCGACACCGGCTCCCACAAGGAATGGGTCGACGCCGTCTGCAACAGCATCAACAACACCCTCGGCAACGACAAGGCGTGCGTGGGCAGCCCGGTCGGCACCTTCGCCGACTTCCGCAACCAGATCGGCCAGAAGAAGCTCACCGGACCGTTCCGCGCGGGCTGGCAGATGGACTACCCGCTCATCCAGAACTTCCTCCAGCCGCTCTACTACACCAACGCCTCCTCCAACGACGGCAAGTGGAGCAACCCCCAGTTCGACAAGCTGGTCAACGAGGCCAACGCCGACACCGACACGAAGACGGCGATCAGTAAGTTCCAGCAGGCCGAAGGGGTCGTCCGGGACCAGATGGCGGCCATTCCGCTCTGGTACCAGAACGGCAGCGCCGGGTACTCGGACCGGATCACCCATGTCGAGCTGAACCCGTTCAGCGTCCCCGTCTACAACGAGATCAAGGTCAGCTGA
- a CDS encoding SigE family RNA polymerase sigma factor, whose protein sequence is MRGADGAEGPSASEEFDAFYAATAKRLVAAVYAATGDLAEAEDAVQEAYVRAWQRWSRLTREGDPLPWVRTVAMRLAISTWRRTRNRLRAQFRHGPQPDLPGLSADRVELISALRELTPEQRQAVVLHHLLDLPVEQVARETGASSGAVRTRLSRARKILGERLADSGVRREREGVVIHG, encoded by the coding sequence GTGCGCGGCGCCGACGGTGCGGAGGGGCCGAGTGCGTCGGAGGAGTTCGACGCGTTCTACGCGGCCACGGCGAAGCGCCTGGTCGCGGCGGTGTACGCGGCGACCGGCGACCTGGCGGAGGCCGAGGACGCGGTCCAGGAAGCGTATGTGCGGGCCTGGCAGCGCTGGTCGAGGCTGACCCGGGAGGGCGATCCGCTGCCCTGGGTGCGGACGGTCGCGATGCGGCTGGCGATCAGCACCTGGCGCAGGACGCGCAACCGGCTGCGGGCGCAGTTCCGGCACGGGCCGCAGCCCGATCTGCCCGGTCTGTCGGCCGACCGGGTGGAGCTGATCTCCGCGCTGCGTGAGCTGACGCCGGAGCAGCGGCAGGCGGTGGTGCTGCACCATCTGCTGGACCTCCCGGTGGAGCAGGTGGCGCGGGAGACGGGCGCGTCGAGCGGTGCGGTACGGACCCGGCTCAGCCGGGCCAGGAAGATCCTCGGCGAGCGGCTCGCCGATTCCGGTGTACGGCGTGAGCGTGAGGGAGTGGTGATCCATGGCTGA
- the typA gene encoding translational GTPase TypA translates to MPTRHDIRNVAIVAHVDHGKTTLVDAMLKQAGAFAAHAAEQLDDRMMDSNDLEREKGITILAKNTAVKYHPKTGGDPITINIIDTPGHADFGGEVERGLSMVDAVVLLVDASEGPLPQTRFVLRKALQAKMPVILCINKTDRPDSRIAEVVDETYDLFLDLDATEEQIEFPIVYACARDGVASLTKPEDGTVPADSDSLEPFFNTILAHVPAPEFDEDAPLQAHVTNLDADNFLGRIALCRVEQGELKKGQTVTWIKRDGTMSSVRITELMMTEALTRKPAEKAGPGDICAIAGIPDIMIGETLADPENPIALPLITVDEPAISMTIGSNTSPLVGKGGKGHKVTARQVKDRLDRELIGNVSLRVLDTERPDAWEVQGRGELALAILVEQMRREGFELTVGKPEVVTKQVDGKTHEPIERMTIDSPEEHLGPITQLMAVRKGRMETMTNHGSGWIRMEWIVPSRGLIGFRTEFLTQTRGTGIAHSIFEGHEPWFGDLRTRHNGSLVADRSGSVTPFAMVNLQERGVIFTEAGTEVYEGMIVGENSRADDMDVNITKEKKLTNMRAASADTTENVVPARKLSLEQSLEFCRDDECIEVTPETVRIRKVVLDQKLRGRAASRAKNA, encoded by the coding sequence ATGCCCACGCGCCACGACATCCGTAACGTTGCCATCGTCGCCCACGTCGACCATGGCAAGACCACTCTGGTTGACGCCATGCTGAAGCAGGCCGGCGCCTTCGCCGCGCACGCCGCTGAGCAGCTCGACGACCGGATGATGGACTCGAACGACCTGGAGCGTGAGAAGGGCATCACGATCCTGGCCAAGAACACGGCCGTGAAGTACCACCCGAAGACCGGTGGCGACCCGATCACGATCAACATCATCGACACCCCCGGCCACGCCGACTTCGGTGGTGAGGTAGAGCGCGGTCTGTCGATGGTGGACGCCGTGGTGCTGCTGGTCGACGCCTCGGAAGGCCCGCTTCCGCAGACCCGCTTCGTGCTCCGCAAGGCGCTCCAGGCGAAGATGCCGGTCATCCTGTGCATCAACAAGACGGACCGCCCCGACTCCCGGATCGCTGAGGTCGTCGACGAGACGTACGACCTCTTCCTGGACCTGGACGCGACCGAGGAGCAGATCGAGTTCCCGATCGTCTACGCCTGCGCGCGGGACGGCGTCGCCTCGCTGACCAAGCCGGAGGACGGTACGGTCCCGGCCGACAGCGACAGCCTGGAGCCGTTCTTCAACACGATCCTGGCCCACGTCCCGGCCCCGGAGTTCGACGAGGACGCGCCGCTCCAGGCCCACGTCACCAACCTGGACGCCGACAACTTCCTCGGCCGTATCGCGCTCTGCCGCGTCGAGCAGGGCGAGCTGAAGAAGGGCCAGACCGTCACGTGGATCAAGCGCGACGGCACGATGTCCAGCGTCCGGATCACCGAGCTGATGATGACCGAGGCGCTCACCCGCAAGCCGGCCGAGAAGGCGGGCCCCGGTGACATCTGCGCCATCGCGGGTATCCCGGACATCATGATCGGCGAGACGCTGGCCGACCCGGAGAACCCGATCGCGCTGCCGCTCATCACGGTGGACGAGCCGGCCATCTCGATGACCATCGGTTCGAACACCTCGCCGCTGGTCGGCAAGGGGGGCAAGGGCCACAAGGTCACCGCCCGCCAGGTCAAGGACCGTCTCGACCGCGAGCTGATCGGTAACGTCTCGCTCCGTGTCCTGGACACCGAGCGCCCCGACGCCTGGGAGGTCCAGGGCCGCGGTGAGCTGGCGCTGGCGATCCTGGTCGAGCAGATGCGCCGCGAGGGCTTCGAGCTGACGGTCGGCAAGCCCGAGGTCGTCACCAAGCAGGTCGACGGCAAGACGCACGAGCCGATCGAGCGCATGACGATCGACTCCCCCGAGGAGCACCTCGGTCCCATCACCCAGCTGATGGCGGTGCGCAAGGGCCGTATGGAGACCATGACCAACCATGGTTCGGGCTGGATCCGCATGGAGTGGATCGTCCCGTCCCGCGGCCTCATCGGGTTCCGTACGGAGTTCCTCACGCAGACCCGCGGCACCGGCATCGCGCACTCGATCTTCGAGGGTCACGAGCCGTGGTTCGGCGACCTGCGCACGCGCCACAACGGCTCGCTCGTCGCGGACCGTTCGGGCTCGGTGACGCCGTTCGCCATGGTCAACCTCCAGGAGCGCGGTGTCATCTTCACCGAGGCGGGCACCGAGGTCTACGAGGGCATGATCGTCGGCGAGAACTCGCGCGCCGACGACATGGACGTGAACATCACCAAGGAGAAGAAGCTCACCAACATGCGTGCGGCCTCCGCCGACACCACGGAGAACGTGGTGCCGGCCAGGAAGCTGTCGCTGGAGCAGTCCCTGGAGTTCTGCCGCGACGACGAGTGCATCGAGGTGACCCCGGAGACCGTCCGTATCCGCAAGGTCGTCCTCGACCAGAAGCTGCGCGGCCGCGCGGCCTCCCGCGCCAAGAACGCCTGA
- a CDS encoding ABC transporter permease yields the protein MSGDGIQEAKTPAGLSPGQLMWRRFKRDRTGVVSAIVVIFFFGIALLAPVIKMVYGKDPYTLYGQDNLDLLDDFNMPTGGAGGISADHWFGIEPNLGRDVFMQLVYGMRTSIYTALVATVLMVVVGVLIGLLGGYYGGKVDYWLGRLTDFLLGFPSQLFFIASMPVVVAAFVRPDEETPTSLRAAAIILVLSFLGWMGLSRLIRAATLSLREREFVEAAKIAGASPWRIIRKELLPNLVTPILVQGTLLLPSTILSVAFLSFVGVGFVEPTPDWGRMFATGADIYEQDPFYMLFPGVAMVIFVVAFNLLGDSVRDAFDPKSGR from the coding sequence GTGTCGGGAGACGGGATCCAAGAGGCGAAGACGCCTGCGGGACTCTCGCCCGGCCAGCTGATGTGGCGCCGCTTCAAGCGGGACCGTACCGGGGTCGTTTCGGCCATTGTCGTCATCTTCTTCTTCGGGATCGCGCTTCTCGCGCCCGTGATCAAGATGGTGTACGGCAAGGACCCTTACACCCTGTACGGGCAGGACAACCTCGACCTGCTCGACGATTTCAACATGCCGACGGGCGGGGCCGGGGGCATCTCCGCCGACCACTGGTTCGGCATCGAGCCGAACCTCGGCCGCGATGTCTTCATGCAGCTCGTCTACGGCATGCGTACCTCGATCTACACCGCGCTGGTCGCGACCGTCCTGATGGTCGTCGTGGGTGTGCTGATCGGTCTGCTCGGCGGGTACTACGGCGGCAAGGTCGACTACTGGCTCGGCCGGCTGACCGACTTCCTGCTCGGCTTCCCCAGCCAGCTGTTCTTCATCGCCTCCATGCCGGTGGTGGTGGCCGCGTTCGTACGGCCCGACGAGGAGACCCCCACGTCCCTCCGGGCCGCCGCGATCATCCTGGTGCTGTCGTTCCTGGGGTGGATGGGGCTCTCCCGGCTCATCCGCGCCGCCACGCTCTCCCTGCGCGAGCGGGAGTTCGTGGAGGCCGCGAAGATCGCCGGAGCCTCGCCCTGGCGCATCATCCGCAAGGAACTCCTGCCCAACCTGGTCACGCCGATCCTGGTGCAGGGCACCCTGCTGCTGCCGTCCACCATTCTCTCGGTGGCGTTCCTCTCCTTCGTGGGGGTCGGCTTCGTCGAACCCACGCCCGACTGGGGCCGGATGTTCGCCACGGGCGCGGACATCTACGAGCAGGACCCCTTCTACATGCTCTTCCCGGGTGTCGCCATGGTCATCTTCGTGGTGGCGTTCAACCTTCTCGGCGACTCGGTACGAGACGCCTTCGACCCCAAGTCCGGACGCTGA
- a CDS encoding ABC transporter permease — protein MLQFLLRRSFGAVLTLFLISAVTFFMFFAIPQDPALLACGKNCTPDALAVIHQNLGLDKPVTVQFWNFIVGIFAGRDFAVGHCAAPCFGVSFANQQPVWDTIVDRFPLTLSLSVGGLIVFLIVGLSAGMIAAWKKGTYIDKVFSSASLVLSSMQIYFLGPVVLGLFVYSTGWLDKPKWVPLTESPSGWFMGLLIPWLVMSVIFTANYTRMSRSTMIEQLQEEHVRAARAKGMSSRYVFFRYAWRGSLIPIVTILGMDLGALFGGAMVTEITFGLPGIGRLARDSVILKDLPLTMGVMIVSAAFILFFNVIVDAMYAIIDPRVRLS, from the coding sequence ATGCTTCAATTTCTTCTGCGCCGGAGTTTCGGCGCGGTTCTGACACTGTTTCTGATCAGTGCCGTCACGTTCTTCATGTTCTTCGCGATCCCGCAGGACCCGGCGCTCCTCGCCTGCGGCAAGAACTGCACTCCGGACGCGCTGGCTGTCATCCACCAGAACCTCGGTCTCGACAAGCCCGTGACGGTGCAGTTCTGGAACTTCATCGTCGGCATCTTCGCCGGCCGCGACTTCGCCGTCGGCCACTGCGCGGCCCCCTGCTTCGGCGTCTCCTTCGCGAACCAGCAGCCGGTGTGGGACACCATCGTCGACCGCTTCCCGCTGACGCTGTCCCTCTCCGTCGGCGGACTCATCGTCTTCCTGATCGTCGGCCTGAGCGCGGGCATGATCGCGGCGTGGAAGAAGGGCACCTACATCGACAAGGTGTTCAGCTCCGCCTCGCTGGTGCTCAGCTCGATGCAGATCTACTTCCTCGGCCCGGTCGTCCTCGGCCTCTTCGTCTACAGCACCGGCTGGCTGGACAAGCCCAAGTGGGTCCCGCTCACCGAGAGCCCGAGCGGCTGGTTCATGGGCCTGCTGATCCCCTGGCTCGTGATGTCGGTGATCTTCACCGCCAACTACACCCGTATGTCCCGGTCGACCATGATCGAGCAGCTCCAGGAAGAGCACGTCAGAGCGGCCCGCGCCAAGGGCATGAGCAGCCGCTACGTCTTCTTCCGCTACGCGTGGCGCGGTTCGCTCATCCCGATCGTCACCATCCTCGGCATGGACCTCGGCGCGCTCTTCGGCGGCGCCATGGTCACGGAGATCACCTTCGGACTGCCGGGTATCGGCCGGCTCGCCCGTGACTCGGTCATCCTCAAGGACCTCCCGCTCACCATGGGCGTGATGATCGTCAGCGCCGCCTTCATCCTCTTCTTCAATGTCATCGTGGACGCCATGTACGCCATCATCGACCCGCGCGTGCGTCTGTCCTAG
- a CDS encoding ABC transporter ATP-binding protein: protein MTTLTKTEDAAAPTGSDAFLSVRDLRVHFSTEGGIVKAVDGLSFDLARGKTLGIVGESGSGKSVTNLSVLGLHNPQNTDIQGEILLDGQDLTDASDKQLEKLRGNKMAMIFQDALTALSPYYTVGRQIAEPYMKHSGASKKEARARAIEMLGKVGIPDPKNRVDDYPHQFSGGMRQRAMIAMSLVCNPELLIADEPTTALDVTVQAQILDLLKDLQQEFGSAIILITHDLGVVANFADDLLVMYAGKAVERGSVREVLKAPQHPYTWGLLGSMPRLNSDVNEPLRPIPGTPPSLLNPPTGCAFNPRCDYVDLVDGGRCVNERPLLPAGRGSACHLPADRKQQVFIEKIQPRLG, encoded by the coding sequence GTGACCACACTCACCAAGACCGAGGACGCCGCCGCCCCCACCGGATCGGACGCGTTTCTCTCGGTGCGCGACCTGCGGGTCCACTTCTCCACCGAGGGCGGCATCGTCAAGGCCGTCGACGGGCTCTCCTTCGACCTGGCGCGCGGCAAGACGCTCGGTATCGTCGGGGAGTCGGGCTCGGGCAAGTCGGTGACCAACCTGTCCGTCCTGGGACTGCACAACCCGCAGAACACCGACATCCAGGGCGAGATCCTGCTGGACGGCCAGGACCTGACGGACGCCTCGGACAAGCAGCTGGAGAAGCTCCGCGGCAACAAGATGGCGATGATCTTCCAGGACGCGCTGACCGCCCTGTCGCCGTACTACACCGTCGGCCGCCAGATCGCCGAGCCGTACATGAAGCACTCCGGCGCGAGCAAGAAGGAGGCCCGCGCGCGGGCCATCGAGATGCTGGGCAAGGTCGGCATCCCGGACCCGAAGAACCGGGTCGACGACTACCCGCACCAGTTCTCCGGCGGTATGCGCCAGCGCGCCATGATCGCCATGTCGCTGGTGTGCAACCCCGAGCTGCTGATCGCCGACGAGCCGACCACGGCCCTCGACGTGACCGTCCAGGCGCAGATCCTCGACCTGCTCAAGGACCTTCAGCAGGAGTTCGGCTCCGCGATCATCCTGATCACCCATGACCTCGGCGTCGTGGCCAACTTCGCCGACGACCTGCTGGTGATGTACGCGGGCAAGGCCGTCGAGCGTGGTTCCGTACGCGAGGTGCTCAAGGCGCCGCAGCACCCCTACACCTGGGGGCTGCTCGGCTCGATGCCGCGGCTCAACTCCGATGTGAACGAGCCGCTGCGGCCCATCCCGGGCACCCCGCCCAGCCTGCTGAACCCGCCCACCGGGTGCGCGTTCAACCCGCGCTGCGACTACGTCGACCTGGTCGACGGCGGCCGCTGCGTGAACGAGCGCCCGCTGCTGCCCGCAGGGCGCGGCTCCGCCTGCCATCTGCCGGCGGACCGCAAGCAGCAGGTATTCATCGAGAAGATTCAGCCCCGGCTGGGCTGA
- a CDS encoding ABC transporter substrate-binding protein, with the protein MSIFGTRKTRAVVVALAAGSLALTACGGNDNSGSKDTGKGKEDAAKQSVAVAYGDAKASTGPAAEVTGAKSGGTISVYQEADFSHLDPGQSYVSDAKTLDRLLQRGLTQYLEDDDGKMTVVGDLATDSGKESDGGKTWTFTLKDGLKDQNGSAITSKDIRHSVERLYAPFMTDGPTYIQQWLSGAGTTYRKALPDGPYKGKHLPDSVLATPDAKTIVFKFKDPQPDLPQALAMPGYSVVPEKTDTKEKYDTAPVSTGPYKISSFKPGKSLTLVKNTNWDPKTDSVRHQYVDGWNIEFNHDKDDQTKTILADRGDAKNATMFTGQIATNQVRNVVSDPEAKKRTVEGYAPYVWQLNFNLDRLKDKKVRDAIAYAMPSAQIYKLDGGAYGGETATGLISPTTPGYEDDYDPFGKKKKPNGDVEKAKALIKEAGAEGKKVVYAYANTPVRQQQAVVIADRLKAIGLDVVKKEIDAATWYEQVGKVDNGLDLYMTGWGQDWAGASTVIPPLYDGTQLQDGSSVYSHINDKKINAEIARVLKITDPAEAQKAWTALHHDIVERINPAAPIYYTKVFQIVGSNVGGARYSSDSSYVDVTRLFLKK; encoded by the coding sequence ATGAGCATCTTTGGCACGCGTAAGACACGCGCTGTCGTCGTCGCCCTGGCGGCCGGCTCGCTCGCGCTGACCGCCTGTGGCGGCAACGACAACAGCGGCAGCAAGGACACGGGCAAGGGCAAGGAGGACGCCGCCAAGCAGTCGGTGGCCGTCGCCTACGGTGACGCGAAGGCGTCCACCGGCCCCGCCGCCGAGGTCACGGGCGCGAAGTCCGGTGGAACGATCTCCGTCTACCAGGAGGCCGACTTCTCGCACCTGGACCCGGGGCAGAGCTACGTCAGCGATGCCAAGACGCTCGACCGGCTGCTCCAGCGCGGTCTGACCCAGTACCTGGAAGACGACGACGGCAAGATGACCGTCGTCGGTGACCTGGCCACCGACTCCGGCAAGGAGTCCGACGGCGGCAAGACCTGGACCTTCACGCTCAAGGACGGGCTGAAGGACCAGAACGGTTCCGCGATCACGTCGAAGGACATCCGCCACTCCGTCGAGCGGCTGTACGCGCCGTTCATGACGGACGGCCCGACCTACATCCAGCAGTGGCTCTCCGGCGCCGGCACCACCTACCGCAAGGCGCTGCCGGACGGCCCGTACAAGGGCAAGCACCTGCCGGACTCGGTCCTGGCGACCCCGGACGCGAAGACCATCGTCTTCAAGTTCAAGGACCCGCAGCCCGACCTGCCGCAGGCGCTCGCGATGCCCGGCTACTCCGTCGTGCCCGAGAAGACGGACACCAAGGAGAAGTACGACACGGCCCCGGTCTCCACCGGCCCGTACAAGATCTCCTCGTTCAAGCCGGGCAAGTCGCTCACGCTCGTCAAGAACACCAACTGGGACCCGAAGACCGACTCGGTCCGGCACCAGTACGTGGACGGCTGGAACATCGAGTTCAACCACGACAAGGACGACCAGACCAAGACCATCCTGGCCGACCGCGGCGATGCCAAGAACGCCACGATGTTCACCGGTCAGATCGCCACCAACCAGGTCCGTAACGTGGTCTCCGACCCCGAGGCGAAGAAGCGCACGGTCGAGGGCTACGCGCCCTACGTCTGGCAGCTCAACTTCAACCTGGACCGGCTGAAGGACAAGAAGGTCCGCGACGCCATCGCCTACGCGATGCCCAGCGCCCAGATCTACAAGCTCGACGGTGGCGCCTACGGCGGTGAGACCGCGACCGGTCTGATCTCCCCGACCACCCCGGGCTACGAGGACGACTACGATCCGTTCGGCAAGAAGAAGAAGCCCAACGGTGACGTCGAGAAGGCCAAGGCGCTGATCAAGGAGGCCGGCGCCGAGGGCAAGAAGGTCGTCTACGCCTACGCCAACACCCCGGTCCGCCAGCAGCAGGCCGTCGTCATCGCCGACCGGCTGAAGGCCATCGGCCTGGACGTCGTCAAGAAGGAGATCGACGCCGCCACCTGGTACGAGCAGGTCGGCAAGGTCGACAACGGTCTCGACCTCTACATGACCGGCTGGGGCCAGGACTGGGCGGGCGCCTCCACGGTCATCCCGCCGCTGTACGACGGCACGCAGCTCCAGGACGGCTCGTCGGTCTACTCGCACATCAACGACAAGAAGATCAACGCCGAGATCGCCCGTGTCCTGAAGATCACGGACCCGGCCGAGGCCCAGAAGGCGTGGACCGCGCTGCACCACGACATCGTCGAGCGCATCAACCCCGCCGCGCCGATCTACTACACCAAGGTGTTCCAGATCGTGGGCTCCAACGTCGGTGGCGCGCGCTACTCGTCGGACTCCAGCTACGTCGACGTCACGCGTCTGTTCCTGAAGAAGTAA